The genome window AGTTCGCGGGCACGATCGGGATCGCGCTCGATGAGTCGCGGGTGGAGCCCGCGGTCTTCGAGCAATCGTGCGGCCTCGACGGCGATCTCGCTGCCGCCGACGATCACGATGTCCTTGCCGTCCTCGTCCCGGCCAGGCGCGAGATCGCTCGCGAACGTGCGCGTGTTCTCGGGGCTCCCGATCACGATCAACTCGTCGTCGACCTCGATCGTCGTCTCCCCCTTTGGAATCACGACGTCGCCGTCCCGCAGCATCGCCGCGAAGGTGAGTTCGGTGAAGTGATCCGCCTCGGCCACCGTCCGGCCCGCGACGGGGCTGCCCTCGGGCACGCAGAACTCCGCCATCATCACGCGGCCCTCGGCGAACACGTCGACGTCCCGAGCGGCGGGCAGCCCGATGACACGGACCATCGTCTCGGCCGCCAGCAGGTTGGTACACACCATGAAGTCGACGCCGAACGCGCCGCCGGCCTCCTGCCACGTGTCGAGGTAGTTGGTCCGCTTCACTCGCGCGACGGTGAACGCGTCGCTCGCGGTCTTCGCCGTCGCACACGCCACGATGTTGGTTTCGTCGTTGTCGGTGCTCGCGATCAGGAGGTCCGCCGCTTCGATCTCGGCCTCCCGGAGCGTCGACAGCGACGCACCGTCGCCCTCGATGGCGAGTACGTCGAGCGAGTACGTCAGCGCGTCGACCCGCTCTGCGTCCGCGTCGATCACCACGACCTCGTGGCCAGCGTCGAGACTCGCAGCGATGGAGGAACCGACCTGCCCCGCACCGATGATGACTACTCGCACGTGTACCGCCCTCGAACCATACCGACAGTTCTCCGGGCCGGGTAAGTGGATTTCCCTTCGCTACCGTTGAGCCGTAGCCGTGGTCACGCACACGTCGCGGGTCGCACGGTCCGAGGCTCGTTCTCGGGTGAGTCTATTCGCGGTACTCGTCGGTCACGTCCTCGAGCTCCACGGCCCCTTCGGGCACTCGATAGGCGGTGACGACGGAGCGGTCGGCGTCCGGCGAGTTCACCGTCTTGTCGACCGCATACCCCACGTACGTACAGTCATCGCGTGTGAACTCGACCACCGAGTAGCCCCAGTTGTGGCTGTCGAAAAAGTCGATATGAGGGTTCATCGCCGTGACCAGCCACGTCAGCAACGGCTCGGTGAGCCTGCCGCGCCAGCCCCGCGTGAGGCGGAGCGCCTCGGCGATGTTCAACGATGTGACGGCGGGCGTCATGAACTCGACGCCGATCCGATCGCCCCGTGCGACACCCTCACCGCCCGAGACTCGCCCCGGATAGGAGGTCTGTTGGTACGCCGCCACGTAGCAGTGCATGTCGCCGGTGAGCGTCACGTAGTTGTCGACGTCGGCAGCCCCGATCGACTCCGTGATCCGCTGGCGTTCGCGCGTGTAGCCGTCCCACCCGCCCTGGACCGGATAGATCGACAGCGGCCCGGAGCCCAGTCTGAGGGGGACCGTCAGCACCTCGTCTGCCCAGACCGTCCACGTCGACGTCGATTCGGTGATCGTGTCGATGAGCCACTCGCGCTGTTGCTCGCCAAGCATCGTCCGTCCGGGCGGTTCGTACTGCGGACCGACGTTGTCCACCGTTGGAATCGCTTCCCGTGGGGGGTCGCGAAACAGGCGTTCGTCGGTCATCACGAGCGTCACGAGGTCGCCGAACGCGAACGAGCGCCACAATCGAAAACGCTCCTGGAGCGAGTCCCCGTTCGGATCGTACTCCACGCGAGCGGGCATGTACTCCCACCACGCGTGCATTGCGTCGGCGACGAGGTCGGTCATGAACGCGGGATCGTCGGCCCGTGGGTGATCGCCCGCCGGCGCGTCCCGCCGGTCGTCCCAATAGAGGTCGTTGACGAACTCGTGATCGTCCCAGCTGGCGATCAGGGTATGGGATTCGAGTGCTTCCTGATAGAACTCGTCCGAGCGATACTTGCGATAGAGATAGCGGTAATCATCCAAGTCCTGTACCCGGTCGTGGCCGCTCGGGAACGACGTCTCGCGGTCGTACTCGTCGGTGTCAGGGCCGCTGAAGTGGCCGTCGTCGGATTCGTAGATGGAGTCGCCGACGTGGACGAGGAAGTCGACGTCCTCCTCGGCAACGTGGTGGAGGGCGGGATAGTAGCCGTTCTGGTAGTTCTGACACGCGAGCACGCCGAGCCGGAGCGAGTCGGGCGAGTCGTCAGGCCGGGGAAGCGTTTGACACTGACCGGTCTTCGACGCCACCCCGTCGTAGACGAACCGGTAGTGGTACGCCTGGTTCGGGGCGAGATGGCCATCGAGATCGACGTTCACCGTGTGGTCGTGCGCGCGGATTCGGCGGTCGTCGTCGGTGACACCGCTGTACACGATGTCCTCGAACGCCGCGTCGGTGGCGACCTGCACCGCCAGGGATGCAGCAGCGTCGAAGGCGTCGGGTGCGATGCGCGTCCAGAGGATGACGCCCGTCGGCGTCGGTCCGCCGCTCGCGATCGACTGGGGGAACGTCTCGGCCGGATCGGCCTGTGGATCGAAATCGAAGACCGACGCATCGCTCGTCTCGGAGGGTGCCACCGCGGTCGCGAGGTCGTGCGAGTCGAGCGTCGACAGCAACGCCGAGTGGTCGTCCGCTCCGCGCGAGGGTTCGTCTCGCCCGCCGATACCCGCGTCGTTCGCCATGACCGACAGTCGAAAGCGAAGCGCAT of Halococcus salifodinae DSM 8989 contains these proteins:
- the trkA gene encoding Trk system potassium transporter TrkA, producing the protein MRVVIIGAGQVGSSIAASLDAGHEVVVIDADAERVDALTYSLDVLAIEGDGASLSTLREAEIEAADLLIASTDNDETNIVACATAKTASDAFTVARVKRTNYLDTWQEAGGAFGVDFMVCTNLLAAETMVRVIGLPAARDVDVFAEGRVMMAEFCVPEGSPVAGRTVAEADHFTELTFAAMLRDGDVVIPKGETTIEVDDELIVIGSPENTRTFASDLAPGRDEDGKDIVIVGGSEIAVEAARLLEDRGLHPRLIERDPDRARELAEQLAGTTVMQSDATDQEFLQREHVDDADVVIAALGSDEKNLLASLLATRIGVPRTVALVETAEYTDLFEAVGVGAAVNPREATAEEIIRLAHDGTPENVAIVDRDRAEVLEIEISDDSVLAGRPIHESAADLPTRVTIGAITRDGEFVTPRGDTVVEVGDHVVVFAESDAIDTVASQI
- a CDS encoding alkaline phosphatase D family protein, whose amino-acid sequence is MANDAGIGGRDEPSRGADDHSALLSTLDSHDLATAVAPSETSDASVFDFDPQADPAETFPQSIASGGPTPTGVILWTRIAPDAFDAAASLAVQVATDAAFEDIVYSGVTDDDRRIRAHDHTVNVDLDGHLAPNQAYHYRFVYDGVASKTGQCQTLPRPDDSPDSLRLGVLACQNYQNGYYPALHHVAEEDVDFLVHVGDSIYESDDGHFSGPDTDEYDRETSFPSGHDRVQDLDDYRYLYRKYRSDEFYQEALESHTLIASWDDHEFVNDLYWDDRRDAPAGDHPRADDPAFMTDLVADAMHAWWEYMPARVEYDPNGDSLQERFRLWRSFAFGDLVTLVMTDERLFRDPPREAIPTVDNVGPQYEPPGRTMLGEQQREWLIDTITESTSTWTVWADEVLTVPLRLGSGPLSIYPVQGGWDGYTRERQRITESIGAADVDNYVTLTGDMHCYVAAYQQTSYPGRVSGGEGVARGDRIGVEFMTPAVTSLNIAEALRLTRGWRGRLTEPLLTWLVTAMNPHIDFFDSHNWGYSVVEFTRDDCTYVGYAVDKTVNSPDADRSVVTAYRVPEGAVELEDVTDEYRE